In a single window of the Leifsonia sp. 1010 genome:
- a CDS encoding GntR family transcriptional regulator: protein MSEPLPAAEASRVYDRLRAEILDLDRIPGSRLTERGLEGELGASRTPLRSALMRLESDGLVGRDGRGWQVSPIDLGEIARLSEFRDAVETAAVRLSCARASDGAIATLHEHLDGWAEDHSPDGAVRTGTEFHVRLAALSGNAFFADAVADAMTRLARARWLVARDEGATSEHREILALVAARQADEAAARIHEHVVGTHDRLVGALGADARSLRGRGLAIVS, encoded by the coding sequence ATGTCCGAGCCACTGCCCGCCGCCGAGGCTTCCCGCGTCTACGACCGCCTCCGCGCCGAGATCCTCGACCTCGACCGCATCCCAGGCTCGCGTCTCACCGAGCGCGGTCTCGAGGGGGAACTCGGCGCATCCCGAACTCCCCTGCGGTCGGCGCTCATGCGGTTGGAGTCGGATGGACTCGTCGGCCGCGATGGGCGTGGCTGGCAGGTCTCGCCGATCGACCTCGGCGAGATCGCGCGCCTGAGCGAGTTCCGGGATGCGGTCGAGACGGCCGCCGTGCGGCTCAGCTGCGCTCGCGCCTCGGACGGCGCGATCGCCACTCTGCACGAGCACCTGGACGGGTGGGCGGAGGACCATTCCCCCGACGGCGCCGTGCGGACCGGGACCGAGTTCCACGTCCGGCTCGCCGCTCTCTCCGGCAATGCGTTCTTCGCGGACGCGGTCGCGGACGCCATGACCCGCCTCGCCCGCGCGCGGTGGCTTGTCGCCCGCGACGAGGGCGCCACGAGCGAGCACCGGGAGATCCTCGCCCTGGTCGCCGCGCGGCAGGCGGACGAGGCCGCCGCTCGCATCCACGAGCACGTCGTCGGCACCCATGACCGCCTGGTGGGCGCTTTAGGTGCCGACGCCCGCTCGCTGCGCGGGCGCGGTCTCGCTATCGTCTCCTGA
- a CDS encoding GDSL-type esterase/lipase family protein has product MRTLTRRRPRPLSTRLPLLAPAALTVALLALAGCASAPTAHPVAAQATAVAAPDAGSVGRDASGIVDAVAIGDSIAFGKGVTADQAWPALVSEAHGWQLTDLAVSGSGFVKPGWNGTTYRQQVDAALRLHPQVILLAATRNDREQDPAAVTANADRMLRELRERFPDATIVGITGIWGSDQPPATMTRVDDIVGDAVRGVDGTWLDIGFPLVGHPELLQADGIHPNAAGQKVVAQTIESKLQPLNLAL; this is encoded by the coding sequence GTGCGCACCCTCACCCGACGCCGCCCGCGCCCGCTCAGCACCCGGCTCCCCCTGCTCGCGCCCGCGGCCCTGACGGTGGCACTGCTCGCTCTCGCCGGTTGCGCGTCCGCCCCGACCGCCCACCCCGTCGCGGCGCAGGCGACCGCCGTCGCCGCGCCGGACGCCGGCAGCGTCGGACGGGATGCGTCGGGCATCGTCGACGCCGTCGCGATCGGCGATTCGATCGCCTTCGGCAAGGGCGTGACGGCCGATCAGGCCTGGCCCGCGCTCGTCTCCGAGGCGCACGGCTGGCAGCTGACCGACCTCGCCGTTTCCGGCTCCGGGTTCGTCAAGCCGGGCTGGAACGGCACGACCTACCGTCAGCAGGTGGATGCGGCGCTCCGCCTCCACCCGCAGGTGATCCTCCTCGCCGCCACCCGCAACGACCGCGAACAGGACCCGGCCGCTGTCACCGCGAACGCCGACCGGATGCTGCGGGAGCTGCGTGAGCGCTTCCCTGACGCGACGATCGTCGGCATCACCGGCATCTGGGGCTCCGACCAGCCGCCCGCGACCATGACCCGCGTCGACGACATCGTCGGGGACGCGGTGCGCGGCGTCGACGGCACCTGGCTCGACATCGGCTTCCCGCTCGTCGGGCACCCGGAGCTGCTCCAGGCGGACGGCATCCACCCGAATGCGGCCGGTCAGAAGGTCGTGGCGCAGACCATCGAGTCGAAGCTCCAGCCGCTCAACCTGGCGCTGTAG
- a CDS encoding RNA-binding protein, with amino-acid sequence MLAPALTHLVKGIVDHPDDVHVVAKSSPRGEVLEVRVNPEDLGRVIGRSGRTAKALRTLVAALADGRRVRVDVVDD; translated from the coding sequence TTGCTCGCACCCGCGCTCACGCACCTGGTCAAGGGGATCGTCGATCACCCTGACGACGTCCACGTCGTGGCCAAGAGCTCTCCGCGTGGCGAGGTCCTCGAGGTTCGTGTGAACCCCGAGGACCTCGGCCGGGTGATCGGCCGCTCCGGCCGCACGGCGAAGGCTCTCCGTACGCTCGTTGCCGCGCTGGCCGATGGCCGGCGCGTCCGTGTCGACGTCGTCGACGACTGA
- the rpsP gene encoding 30S ribosomal protein S16 — protein MAVKIRLKRLGKIRAPYYRIVVADSRTKRDGRVIEEIGLYHPTEEPSRIEVDSERAQYWLGVGAQPTEQVTALLKLTGDWGRFKGDKNAVSTVKVAEGKAEFVADEKKKPVLKPKAEKPAEVAAEAEAVVEAEVEREEAAEANVVAEAEAIADDASDEKA, from the coding sequence GTGGCTGTCAAAATCCGTCTGAAGCGCCTGGGCAAGATCCGCGCTCCGTACTACCGCATCGTCGTCGCCGACTCGCGCACCAAGCGCGATGGTCGCGTGATCGAGGAGATCGGTCTGTACCACCCGACCGAGGAGCCCTCGCGCATCGAGGTCGACTCCGAGCGTGCGCAGTACTGGCTCGGCGTCGGCGCCCAGCCGACCGAGCAGGTCACCGCGCTGCTCAAGCTCACCGGCGACTGGGGTCGCTTCAAGGGCGACAAGAACGCCGTGAGCACCGTCAAGGTCGCCGAGGGCAAGGCCGAGTTCGTCGCCGACGAGAAGAAGAAGCCGGTCCTCAAGCCCAAGGCCGAGAAGCCCGCCGAGGTCGCCGCCGAGGCGGAGGCCGTCGTCGAGGCCGAGGTCGAGCGCGAGGAGGCCGCCGAGGCCAACGTCGTCGCCGAGGCCGAAGCCATCGCCGACGACGCGTCCGACGAGAAGGCCTGA
- a CDS encoding DUF2004 domain-containing protein — MAIEHDFFGLIDETASGGLAWDDTVELGDQTVDVELLADDESGVPEFALDSAAALIQALEGFDARARDALVAELSSRQSATSSYIDEHVDKLGDSLVDLLVYNSGDIAIDVLRSLQLMSVVIQADHSDEDEVFATFDYSIAPDESDALLTVAFDVRGDVVSVETSGD; from the coding sequence ATGGCGATCGAGCATGATTTCTTCGGCCTCATCGACGAGACGGCCAGCGGTGGACTCGCCTGGGACGACACCGTCGAGCTGGGCGACCAGACCGTCGACGTCGAGCTCCTGGCCGACGACGAGAGCGGCGTCCCCGAGTTCGCGCTCGACTCTGCTGCTGCGCTCATTCAGGCGCTGGAGGGCTTCGATGCGCGGGCCCGGGATGCGCTGGTCGCCGAGCTGAGCTCGCGGCAGTCCGCGACCTCCAGCTACATCGACGAGCACGTCGACAAGCTGGGGGACAGCCTGGTCGATCTGCTGGTCTACAACTCGGGCGACATCGCCATCGACGTGCTGCGTTCCCTGCAGCTGATGAGCGTCGTCATCCAGGCGGACCACTCGGATGAGGACGAGGTGTTCGCGACGTTCGACTACTCCATCGCCCCGGACGAGTCGGATGCGCTGCTCACCGTCGCCTTCGACGTGCGGGGCGACGTGGTCTCGGTGGAGACGTCGGGCGACTGA
- a CDS encoding SGNH/GDSL hydrolase family protein: MLARRPLAAAATAMTAALLALTALSGCASAKAASNAALATQPATSSSTATPEHVAVIGDSIESGLGLDPSEAWPALLASDHGWRLDNLSVPGAGFVAEGSDGHDFSGQVDAAIAAQPDLVLIGASDNDLGTDPDRLSTAMRSTVDRLAAALPDARIAGFNALSGQASDEELAAGDTALRQAVLDAGGAWLDLGQPYRGKAGLVQDDDEHPTLPGQQAIAAVVAAKLSL; the protein is encoded by the coding sequence ATGCTCGCCCGACGCCCCCTCGCGGCAGCGGCCACCGCGATGACGGCCGCCCTCCTGGCGCTGACCGCCCTCTCGGGATGCGCCTCGGCGAAAGCGGCCTCCAACGCCGCTCTGGCCACGCAGCCGGCGACATCGTCCTCCACCGCGACGCCGGAGCACGTCGCTGTGATCGGTGACTCGATCGAGTCGGGTCTCGGGCTCGACCCCTCCGAGGCCTGGCCGGCCCTCCTCGCCTCGGACCACGGCTGGCGGCTGGACAACCTCAGCGTGCCCGGCGCCGGCTTCGTCGCCGAGGGATCCGACGGGCATGACTTCTCCGGCCAGGTGGATGCGGCGATCGCCGCCCAGCCGGATCTCGTCCTCATCGGCGCGTCCGACAACGACCTCGGCACCGACCCCGACCGGCTGAGCACGGCCATGCGCTCGACGGTCGACCGTCTCGCCGCAGCCCTTCCGGACGCCCGGATCGCGGGATTCAACGCGCTCAGCGGTCAGGCGAGCGACGAGGAGCTCGCCGCGGGCGACACGGCGCTGCGACAGGCGGTCCTCGACGCCGGCGGCGCGTGGCTCGACCTCGGGCAGCCCTATCGCGGCAAAGCCGGGCTCGTGCAGGACGACGACGAGCATCCCACCCTCCCCGGCCAGCAGGCGATCGCGGCGGTCGTCGCCGCGAAGCTGAGCCTGTGA
- a CDS encoding SGNH/GDSL hydrolase family protein: MRFRRPRPALLAILLAVVVGSALSACAPSAAPASPSGSPTHSASVPSPSPASSSRGVTAAAIGDSIAIGYGVPAEDAWPLLVADRLDWTLSDFAESAAGFTVKGLNTHTFDDQVSAVIRLHPDVVIVGATRNDVFASTPDLQRAATAALHRLREALPEARIVGVSALWGSDPTPAQVPVISRTVQAAVLDVGGSWVELGQPFAGHPELLISDQVHPTVEGQQLIANAVVRGIGSQLVDR, translated from the coding sequence GTGAGGTTCCGACGTCCCCGCCCTGCCCTGCTGGCCATCCTCCTCGCCGTCGTCGTCGGCAGCGCTCTCAGTGCATGCGCGCCGTCCGCCGCGCCCGCGTCGCCGAGCGGGTCGCCGACGCATTCGGCGTCGGTGCCCTCGCCCTCCCCCGCGTCCTCCTCCCGTGGGGTGACCGCCGCAGCGATCGGTGACTCGATCGCCATCGGTTACGGTGTGCCCGCCGAAGACGCGTGGCCCCTGCTCGTCGCGGATCGGCTCGACTGGACGCTGAGCGACTTCGCGGAGAGTGCGGCAGGGTTCACCGTGAAGGGCCTCAACACGCACACGTTCGACGATCAGGTCAGCGCGGTGATCCGCCTCCATCCGGATGTCGTGATCGTCGGAGCGACGCGCAACGACGTCTTCGCATCGACGCCCGACCTGCAGCGAGCGGCCACTGCAGCGCTGCACCGGTTGCGTGAGGCGCTCCCCGAGGCGCGAATCGTCGGCGTCAGCGCCCTCTGGGGCTCCGATCCCACCCCCGCGCAAGTCCCGGTCATCTCGCGGACCGTGCAGGCGGCCGTCCTCGATGTGGGCGGCTCCTGGGTGGAGCTGGGCCAGCCGTTCGCCGGGCATCCCGAGCTGCTGATCAGCGACCAGGTGCATCCCACCGTCGAGGGTCAGCAGCTCATCGCTAACGCGGTCGTTCGTGGCATCGGCTCGCAGCTCGTGGACCGCTGA
- the ftsY gene encoding signal recognition particle-docking protein FtsY, giving the protein MADRTPWSLSGALRGLFAKKTIDDDTWDDLETALITADFGPDVTEAVIDDLRAKVERYHTTDPADLQRMLRETMEERLSKLDTTLKLSDRPAIVLVVGVNGVGKTTTIGKFAKFLRTYDRSVVVGAADTFRAAAVEQLATWAERAGAEIVRPQQQGQDPASVAFQTVEKAKRDGTEIVIIDTAGRLQTKGGLMDELSKIKRVVEKQAPIAEVLLVLDATTGQNGLAQAEAFLEHAGVTGLVLTKLDGSAKGGFVLAVQERTGIPIKLVGQGEGINDLTGFTPHVFAQQLVG; this is encoded by the coding sequence ATGGCTGACCGCACCCCCTGGTCTCTGTCGGGCGCCCTCCGCGGGCTGTTCGCCAAGAAGACCATCGACGACGACACCTGGGACGACCTCGAGACGGCGCTCATCACGGCCGACTTCGGTCCGGACGTGACCGAGGCGGTCATCGACGACCTGCGCGCGAAGGTGGAGCGATATCACACGACCGATCCGGCCGACCTGCAGCGCATGCTGCGCGAGACGATGGAGGAGCGGCTGTCGAAGCTCGACACCACTCTGAAGCTGAGCGACCGCCCGGCGATCGTGCTGGTCGTCGGCGTCAACGGCGTCGGCAAGACGACCACCATCGGCAAGTTCGCGAAGTTCCTCCGCACGTACGACCGCTCGGTGGTCGTCGGCGCGGCCGACACGTTCCGAGCCGCCGCGGTCGAGCAGCTGGCGACCTGGGCCGAGCGCGCGGGTGCCGAGATCGTCCGCCCGCAGCAGCAGGGGCAGGACCCGGCCTCCGTCGCCTTCCAGACCGTCGAGAAGGCCAAGCGCGACGGTACCGAGATCGTCATCATCGACACCGCCGGGCGCCTGCAGACCAAGGGCGGCCTCATGGACGAGCTCTCCAAGATCAAGCGCGTCGTCGAGAAGCAGGCGCCGATCGCCGAGGTGCTGCTCGTGCTCGACGCGACGACCGGGCAGAACGGGCTAGCGCAGGCCGAAGCCTTCCTGGAGCACGCCGGTGTCACCGGGCTGGTGCTCACGAAGCTCGACGGCTCCGCGAAGGGCGGGTTCGTGCTCGCCGTGCAGGAGCGCACCGGCATCCCGATCAAGCTCGTGGGGCAGGGCGAGGGGATCAACGACCTGACCGGCTTCACGCCGCACGTCTTCGCACAGCAGCTGGTCGGATAG
- a CDS encoding glutamate--cysteine ligase → MQIDFSESERSTVGIEWEIALVDGSTGDLVQIADDVLRELGTPDGREHPQITHELLMNTVELVSRVHRTVPAAITDLQELIGLVRGVTDPLGVELMCAGTHPFAQWFDQKVTPNERYDRLLDRTQWWGRQMMIWGVHVHVGIDSVDKALPIVNGLLTYYPHLQALSASSPFWAGARTGYASNRALMFQQLPTAGLPWQFGTWANYEAYVEDLVTTGVVEDHSEVRWDIRPSPKWGTVEMRACDGLSTPDEVGAVSALIHCLTDRMSGQLDAGVEPVTLQPWFVRENKWRAARYGLDAEIIQAPDGSERLVSDSLRELVDDLQPEAERLGCVDELATVLTILDTGASYQRQLAVAEQNGGSLQAVVSSLTHELRNGLAR, encoded by the coding sequence ATGCAGATCGATTTCTCGGAGTCCGAGCGCTCCACTGTCGGCATCGAGTGGGAGATCGCCCTCGTCGACGGCTCGACGGGCGACCTGGTCCAGATCGCCGACGACGTGCTGCGCGAGCTGGGCACGCCCGACGGCCGGGAGCATCCCCAGATCACCCATGAGCTGCTGATGAACACGGTGGAGCTGGTCAGCCGGGTGCACCGCACGGTGCCCGCGGCGATCACCGACCTGCAGGAGCTCATCGGCTTGGTCCGGGGTGTCACCGACCCGCTCGGCGTCGAGTTGATGTGCGCGGGGACGCATCCCTTCGCCCAGTGGTTCGACCAGAAGGTGACGCCGAACGAGCGGTACGACCGGCTGCTCGACCGCACCCAGTGGTGGGGGCGGCAGATGATGATCTGGGGCGTGCACGTGCACGTCGGCATCGACTCGGTCGACAAGGCCCTGCCGATCGTCAACGGTCTGCTCACGTACTACCCGCACCTGCAGGCGCTCAGCGCGTCCAGCCCGTTCTGGGCGGGCGCTCGCACGGGGTACGCCTCGAACCGCGCGCTCATGTTCCAGCAGCTGCCCACCGCCGGCCTGCCCTGGCAGTTCGGCACCTGGGCCAACTACGAGGCCTATGTCGAGGACCTGGTCACGACGGGCGTCGTGGAGGATCACTCCGAGGTGCGCTGGGACATCCGCCCGTCGCCGAAGTGGGGAACGGTCGAGATGCGCGCCTGCGACGGGCTGTCGACGCCCGACGAGGTCGGCGCGGTCTCCGCGCTGATCCACTGCCTGACGGATCGGATGTCGGGACAGCTCGACGCGGGCGTCGAGCCGGTCACGCTGCAGCCCTGGTTCGTCCGCGAGAACAAGTGGCGTGCCGCCCGCTACGGCCTCGACGCCGAGATCATCCAGGCGCCGGACGGCAGCGAGCGGCTCGTCTCGGACTCCCTGCGCGAACTGGTGGACGACCTGCAACCGGAAGCCGAGCGGCTGGGATGCGTCGACGAGCTGGCGACGGTCCTCACCATCCTGGACACCGGCGCCAGCTACCAACGGCAGCTCGCCGTCGCGGAGCAGAACGGCGGGAGCCTGCAGGCCGTGGTCAGCTCGCTGACGCACGAGCTGCGCAACGGCCTCGCCCGCTGA
- a CDS encoding MFS transporter, which produces MFARTVRRPRPWLMLAFGVLAQASSTVFVSTPAFLIPLLHTERGLSLAQAGLLASAPTLGLVLTLIAWGALSDRIGERWVIASGLALTALAAVAAMFVDSYVALGALFLVGGMASASPNAASGRVVIGWFPKERRGLAMGIRQMCQPLGVAIAAVSVPLLAASGGIAAALIVPAVLCGVSAVLCAIGIVDPPRPPRKAAAGEDAHPQAVWRPYRETSLLWRIHAVSMLLVVPQFTVSTFGLVWLVSQLHFSPLAAGIVIGVSQFAGAIGRIGVGVLSDRVGSHLRPLRWVSVCAVAVMLLMAAASALGSVAAAVILIVAAIVTVADNGLAYTSVAEIAGPFWSGRALGAQNTGQFLAASVVGPAVGALIGWVGYPVAFAVVALCPAVATPLVPRDRELAVVPA; this is translated from the coding sequence ATGTTCGCCCGAACCGTGCGTCGTCCCCGCCCGTGGCTCATGCTGGCCTTCGGCGTCCTCGCCCAGGCGAGCTCGACCGTCTTCGTGTCGACCCCGGCGTTCCTGATCCCGCTGCTGCACACCGAGCGCGGGCTGAGCCTGGCGCAGGCGGGGCTGCTCGCGTCCGCTCCCACTCTGGGCCTCGTGCTCACGTTGATCGCCTGGGGGGCGCTGAGCGACCGGATCGGGGAGCGCTGGGTGATCGCGTCGGGACTCGCCCTCACCGCACTGGCGGCCGTCGCCGCCATGTTCGTCGACTCGTACGTCGCGCTCGGCGCCCTGTTCCTGGTCGGAGGGATGGCGTCCGCCAGCCCCAACGCGGCGAGCGGGCGCGTAGTCATCGGCTGGTTCCCGAAAGAGCGGCGGGGGCTGGCGATGGGCATCCGCCAGATGTGCCAGCCGCTCGGCGTGGCGATCGCCGCGGTCAGCGTGCCGCTGCTCGCGGCGTCCGGGGGCATCGCCGCAGCGCTGATCGTGCCCGCCGTCCTCTGCGGTGTGTCCGCGGTGCTCTGCGCGATCGGCATCGTCGATCCGCCACGGCCGCCGCGGAAGGCCGCCGCGGGAGAGGATGCGCATCCCCAGGCCGTGTGGCGGCCGTACCGGGAGACGTCGCTGCTGTGGCGCATCCACGCGGTCTCCATGCTGCTCGTCGTTCCGCAGTTCACGGTCTCCACCTTCGGGCTCGTGTGGCTCGTGTCGCAGCTGCACTTCTCGCCGCTCGCCGCGGGCATCGTGATCGGTGTCAGTCAGTTCGCCGGTGCGATCGGGCGGATCGGCGTCGGGGTGCTCAGCGACCGGGTGGGCAGCCACCTGCGACCGCTGCGCTGGGTCAGCGTCTGCGCCGTCGCGGTCATGCTGCTGATGGCGGCGGCGTCCGCCCTCGGGTCCGTCGCGGCTGCCGTCATCCTCATCGTCGCGGCGATCGTCACCGTCGCCGACAACGGCCTGGCCTACACGTCGGTCGCCGAGATCGCGGGACCCTTCTGGTCGGGCCGTGCGCTGGGGGCGCAGAACACCGGTCAGTTCCTCGCCGCATCGGTTGTCGGACCGGCCGTCGGCGCCCTGATCGGCTGGGTGGGGTATCCCGTCGCCTTCGCGGTTGTCGCGCTGTGTCCCGCGGTGGCGACCCCGCTCGTCCCGCGTGATCGCGAGCTGGCGGTCGTCCCGGCCTAG
- a CDS encoding CHAD domain-containing protein translates to MYALVGVSAELAEQLVAIETGGEDAVHQARTRVRRLRSILSVYRSAFDREEQRAMRARLKRLGERLGRVRDAEVRARDLEGLLGAESAPELVDAVEGLAAEARAEHGRALGGLLRHLHGRAHRTLLADLQTFAADPPLAKPGRKHPRRVVRKGLGKAARRVRKRSGRTLEQRHETRKAARRLRYAAEAVVDDLGREAVRIAAAAEAVQDALGDHRDLVLLARHLREKADERQLSASAATGIALLAAECDLRAEELLAGLDDKLAAIEP, encoded by the coding sequence ATGTACGCGCTCGTGGGGGTCTCGGCGGAGTTGGCCGAGCAGCTGGTGGCGATCGAGACCGGCGGAGAGGATGCGGTGCACCAGGCGCGGACGCGGGTGCGGCGCTTGCGCAGCATCCTGAGCGTGTACCGGTCGGCCTTCGACCGCGAAGAGCAGCGGGCCATGCGCGCCCGGCTGAAGCGACTCGGCGAGCGGCTGGGGCGGGTGCGCGACGCCGAGGTGCGGGCGCGCGACCTGGAGGGTCTGCTCGGTGCCGAGTCTGCGCCCGAGCTGGTGGATGCGGTGGAGGGGCTCGCCGCGGAGGCCCGCGCCGAGCACGGACGGGCGCTGGGAGGGCTGCTCCGGCACCTGCACGGCCGGGCCCACCGGACCCTCCTCGCCGATCTGCAGACCTTCGCCGCCGATCCCCCGCTGGCGAAGCCGGGACGGAAGCACCCGCGGCGGGTGGTCAGGAAGGGGCTCGGAAAGGCCGCGCGACGCGTGAGGAAGCGCTCCGGCCGGACGCTGGAGCAGCGGCACGAGACCCGGAAAGCGGCGCGGCGCCTGCGGTACGCCGCCGAGGCCGTCGTCGACGACCTCGGCCGGGAGGCGGTGCGGATCGCCGCGGCGGCGGAGGCTGTGCAGGATGCGCTCGGCGACCACCGCGACCTGGTCCTGCTGGCGCGCCACCTCCGCGAGAAGGCCGACGAGCGGCAGTTGAGCGCATCGGCCGCGACCGGAATCGCCCTGCTCGCCGCCGAATGTGATCTGCGGGCGGAGGAGCTCCTGGCGGGGCTCGACGACAAGCTCGCCGCGATCGAGCCGTGA
- the rimM gene encoding ribosome maturation factor RimM (Essential for efficient processing of 16S rRNA), producing MAGASVSTSSTTEVADHKLPRKEVAPRPGQTELRVGRLTKAHGLKGAIKLELYTDEPEKRFVPGAVFTLQVPTASKWHGKTLELRELRWYNGHPVGFFAGVDDRTEAETLIKAILWVSQDATQLPDEEDAWYDHQLVGLDAVRDGVTVGRVARVDHLPAQDLLAIATGDGEVLVPFVKAIVPEVDIAAGTVTLTPPAGLFEELPDDEPETEPVGDAEPEADSEGEAAGPTSDD from the coding sequence ATGGCCGGCGCGTCCGTGTCGACGTCGTCGACGACTGAGGTGGCGGACCACAAACTGCCTCGCAAGGAGGTCGCCCCCCGGCCCGGTCAGACCGAGCTGCGTGTCGGGCGCCTCACGAAGGCGCACGGCCTCAAGGGCGCCATCAAGCTGGAGCTCTACACGGACGAACCGGAGAAGCGGTTCGTCCCGGGTGCGGTGTTCACCCTGCAGGTGCCCACCGCATCCAAGTGGCACGGCAAGACGCTCGAACTCCGCGAGCTCCGCTGGTACAACGGCCACCCGGTCGGGTTCTTCGCCGGCGTCGACGACCGTACGGAGGCCGAGACGCTCATCAAGGCGATCCTCTGGGTCAGCCAGGACGCCACGCAGCTCCCGGACGAGGAAGACGCCTGGTACGACCACCAGCTGGTCGGGCTCGACGCGGTGCGCGACGGCGTGACGGTCGGACGCGTGGCTCGTGTCGACCACCTGCCCGCACAGGACCTGCTGGCCATCGCGACGGGCGACGGTGAGGTGCTCGTGCCGTTCGTGAAGGCGATCGTCCCGGAGGTCGACATCGCCGCCGGAACCGTCACGCTGACTCCGCCCGCGGGGCTCTTCGAGGAGCTGCCGGACGACGAGCCGGAGACGGAGCCTGTGGGCGACGCCGAGCCGGAGGCCGATTCCGAAGGCGAAGCCGCCGGGCCTACGTCCGACGACTGA
- the ffh gene encoding signal recognition particle protein, whose amino-acid sequence MATFGTLSDRLADTFKNLRTKGKLSPADVDGTVREIRRALLDADVALPVVKDFTAKVRERALSDEVNKALNPAQQVVQIVNEELVAILGGQQRRLQFAKRPPTVIMLAGLQGAGKTTLAGKLGKWLVKDGHTPLLVAADLQRPNAVTQLQIVGEQAGVPVFAPEPGNGVGNPVKVAKDALKFAETKQYDTVVIDTAGRLGVDAELMKQAADIRKATDPDEVLFVIDAMIGQDAVATAKAFQDGVDFTGVVLSKLDGDARGGAALSVASVTGRPIIFASTGENLDDFEPFHPDRMASRILDLGDILTLIEQAQQAFDEEEARKVAEKFATDSFTLDDFLKQMQQLRNMGSIKKMMGMLPGAGQMKQQLDQFDEREIVRTEAIIQSMTKAERTNPKLLNGSRRLRIAKGSGTTVTEVNQLVSRFEQAAKMMKTVAKGGVPNVPGMGPIPGASYAGRKQQKNKKKGSRSGNPAKRAAENAALASGVKAAGTPSGSGFGLGGGAAAPQATPAGGPSEEELAALQKFLGR is encoded by the coding sequence ATGGCTACTTTCGGGACGCTGTCCGACCGTCTTGCGGACACCTTCAAGAACCTTCGCACCAAAGGCAAGCTGTCGCCGGCGGATGTCGACGGCACCGTGCGCGAGATCCGTCGCGCACTGCTCGACGCCGACGTGGCGCTCCCGGTGGTCAAGGACTTCACCGCGAAGGTGCGCGAGCGCGCGCTGAGCGACGAGGTCAACAAGGCTCTCAACCCGGCCCAGCAGGTCGTGCAGATCGTCAACGAGGAGCTCGTCGCCATCCTGGGCGGCCAGCAGCGCCGGCTGCAGTTCGCCAAGCGGCCTCCGACGGTCATCATGCTCGCCGGCCTCCAGGGTGCCGGAAAGACGACGCTCGCGGGCAAGCTCGGCAAGTGGCTGGTGAAGGACGGGCACACCCCGCTCCTGGTCGCCGCCGACCTCCAGCGCCCGAACGCCGTGACCCAGCTCCAGATCGTCGGCGAGCAGGCCGGCGTCCCGGTGTTCGCGCCGGAGCCCGGCAACGGCGTCGGCAACCCGGTGAAGGTCGCCAAGGACGCCTTGAAGTTCGCGGAGACCAAGCAGTACGACACGGTCGTCATCGACACCGCCGGCCGTCTCGGCGTCGACGCCGAGCTGATGAAGCAGGCGGCCGACATCCGCAAGGCGACCGACCCCGACGAGGTGCTGTTCGTCATCGACGCCATGATCGGTCAGGATGCCGTCGCGACCGCGAAGGCGTTCCAGGACGGCGTCGACTTCACCGGCGTCGTGCTCTCCAAGCTCGACGGTGACGCCCGAGGCGGTGCCGCCCTCTCGGTCGCGTCGGTCACCGGCCGTCCGATCATCTTCGCCTCGACCGGTGAGAACCTCGACGACTTCGAGCCGTTCCACCCGGACCGCATGGCGTCGCGCATTCTCGACCTCGGCGACATCCTCACCCTCATCGAGCAGGCCCAGCAGGCCTTCGACGAGGAGGAGGCGCGCAAGGTCGCTGAGAAGTTCGCGACCGACAGCTTCACCCTCGACGACTTCCTCAAGCAGATGCAGCAGCTGCGCAACATGGGGTCGATCAAGAAGATGATGGGGATGCTGCCCGGTGCCGGCCAGATGAAGCAGCAGCTCGACCAGTTCGACGAGCGCGAGATCGTGCGGACGGAGGCCATCATCCAGTCGATGACGAAGGCCGAGCGCACCAACCCGAAGCTGCTCAACGGCTCGCGTCGCCTGCGCATCGCGAAGGGCTCCGGCACGACCGTCACCGAGGTCAATCAGCTGGTCAGCCGGTTCGAGCAGGCCGCCAAGATGATGAAGACCGTCGCCAAGGGCGGCGTGCCGAACGTCCCCGGCATGGGCCCCATCCCCGGTGCCTCGTACGCCGGGCGCAAGCAGCAGAAGAACAAGAAGAAGGGTTCCCGTTCGGGCAACCCGGCCAAGCGCGCGGCGGAGAACGCCGCGCTGGCCTCCGGCGTCAAGGCGGCCGGTACGCCGAGCGGCAGCGGGTTCGGGCTGGGCGGTGGCGCCGCGGCGCCGCAGGCAACACCGGCCGGCGGTCCGTCCGAGGAGGAGTTGGCCGCTCTGCAGAAGTTCCTGGGTCGCTGA